In the Wyeomyia smithii strain HCP4-BCI-WySm-NY-G18 chromosome 2, ASM2978416v1, whole genome shotgun sequence genome, one interval contains:
- the LOC129723547 gene encoding beta-1,4-N-acetylgalactosaminyltransferase bre-4, with product MASCSRAHAIKAALVLGFLLILLNLIASRLDSTPIGLPRMGTTQWPKRTRSSSERLAHTHLEPHGERHNDSSHNASNKTSRTDTLADQSVTISKNSTLQKINFSDSKTNLNINDTKSLLNLIETALPTIWVTPSVDATLQGQPGGSNPVPSANPVNGSSINISSNNLTSIDTNGKNLIEPSLSSNSKDGRTSSNSEHVSAVEQQSVNEAEENFSAIDSYMRKNGQSNCPPIPPNLDGPIEVDVSYESLSSVERKLAPKLQPGGQYTPRECSARDRVAIIVPYRDRDQHLPVFLKNLHPLLMKQQIEYGVYIVEQSAGTSFNRASLMNIGFVEAMKQKNWDCMVFHDVDLLPMDDRNLYTCPDQPRHMSVAVDTFGFKLPYNTIFGGVSAMTVKQFRTVNGFSNAFWGWGGEDDDMSNRLKHVGFHIARYPINIARYTMLSHKKEKANPKRYEKLVTGAKRFDSDGLNSLHYQLINLFRKPLFTWVHVEISADSS from the exons ATGGCATCGTGCAGCCGAGCGCACGCTATCAAGGCGGCGTTGGTGCTGGGCTTCCTGCTGATATTGCTTAACCTGATTGCATCCCGCCTGGACTCGACGCCGATAGGATTGCCACGGATGGG TACTACTCAGTGGCCGAAACGCACAAGAAGCAGTTCCGAGCGATTAGCTCATACACACTTAGAACCTCACGGAGAACGGCACAACGATAGCAGTCATAATGCGAGCAACAAAACCAGCAGAACGGATACTCTTGCTGATCAATCAGtcacaatcagcaagaatagtACGCTGCAGAAAATCAACTTTTCAGACTCGAAAACAAATCTCAATATCAACGATACTAAATCTCTACTGAACCTCATCGAAACCGCGTTGCCAACAATTTGGGTAACGCCATCCGTTGACGCAACGCTACAGGGTCAACCTGGTGGGTCTAATCCAGTGCCAAGCGCTAACCCAGTCAACGGTAGCAGTATTAACATTAGTAGCAACAATCTCACTAGTATAGACACCAATGGTAAAAATCTCATAGAACCTAGTTTAAGTAGTAACAGCAAAGACGGGAGGACAAGCAGTAACAGTGAGCATGTTTCTGCAGTGGAGCAGCAATCGGTAAATGAAGCAGAAGAAAATTTCAGCGCAATTGATAGTTACATGCGGAAAAATGGACAGAGTAACTGTCCTCCGATACCGCCAAATTTGG ACGGACCAATCGAGGTGGATGTTTCGTACGAATCGTTGTCATCGGTTGAAAGGAAGCTGGCTCCAAAGTTACAACCCGGAGGCCAGTATACTCCTCGTGAATGCAGCGCTCGAGACAGAGTCGCGATAATCGTTCCCTACCGAGACCGGGATCAACATCTTCCTGTATTTCTAAAAAACTTACATCCATTACTAATGAAGCAGCAGATCGAATACGGAGTCTACATAGTGGAGCAGTCGGCTGGGACGTCCTTCAATCGAGCGTCACTGATGAATATCGGTTTTGTGGAAGCCATGAAGCAAAAGAACTGGGATTGCATGGTGTTCCACGATGTCGATCTGCTTCCTATGGACGATAGGAACCTGTACACCTGTCCAGATCAACCACGACATATGTCCGTAGCGGTCGACACCTTTGGCTTCAAACTTCCGTATAACACAATTTTCGGTGGCGTATCGGCCATGACCGTGAAGCAGTTCCGCACGGTGAATGGCTTTTCGAACGCTTTCTGGGGCTGGGGTGGCGAAGACGACGATATGTCGAATAG ACTGAAGCATGTTGGATTTCATATTGCACGCTACCCgatcaatatcgcacgctacaCCATGCTGAGCCACAAGAAGGAAAAAGCAAACCCGAAAAG GTATGAAAAGCTCGTCACCGGTGCAAAGCGCTTCGACAGTGATGGATTGAACTCGCTGCACTACCAGCTGATTAATTTATTTCGTAAGCCACTGTTTACATGGGTTCACGTAGAAATATCAGCAGAT AGCAGCTGA